TCTAAGTTAAgtctaaaaaatcaaaataaagatatctttatctaaaaaaatctgggaaaaaaatccaaaaaatatttttcctttgatCTTCATTGGGCTTCTGATAGAGAGGAGCGTGCGAGGCTGATTCATAAAGTTGAGAACTAGGGGATTCGCGTGTAGATCTTGTCTTGGGTGTCATCTTATTTTCCTAATCCTGGTGTGACTCTCTGAATtgataaggattttttttaaaaaaagaactcggtAGACCACTGATGTTCCGCAAAGCGGGATATGGTCTATTCCTTCTCCACCCGGCTGAACTATCCAGCTTCTCGGAAAAAAACGCATACAAAGttttatattaaaatttttgcagatgaTTTGAAAATCTTTCACATTTATAAGAGAAATGAGCAAAATAGGCGTATAAAGCCATTTCGTCTTCGATATTTGTTGAGATTTAATGGTCCAACGATTGAAACCATTACGATAAATCCTTCTAAGTTCTTTAACCAGTTAGTTAGTTAAGCAGTTGTATCTTGAAAAGTGCCCAATACGCTCATTTACCTGTAAGAACGAGAGTTTTCTTAAGAGTTTAGAAGTTAGAACTTAAGAGATCTCCATACCGCCCATGTAGAACTGGTTGCACACGATTTTGCAAGCGATTTAAAGTTTTATAGTACATTATACTTAAGTAGGGCTAAAAAATACACTTAAAGGCTTTTTGTAACGCATTTTCATGCCAATaaggggaaattgagcatAGCTTACAGTacggtcaaagcgacatgaagtacggtatGGTTGCACCAGCAGGTCGCGTTTCGCTTGGCAATTTGCCAAACTTCGAAAAGATATATTGGCCGGTGGCTTTCGTCCGCCCTTTGGTTGTCTTCatcctttttgctttttctctgattttttcgtcttttatgtttcttttttcgtatttttgctatgtttgttgtatttgtttttgctgTAGAAGATCTATATTGTATCGTATTGTAATATATTGTTCTTAAGCCATTGTATAGTTTTCATTCATGTGTTTATTTACATgttaatgttatttttatgtttgtaaGCGCAAACAATAATATGAGGAGCGAACTGGTTGCTATAACAAAGCCAGGTCTagcggatgtggcgcagttggCAAGAAGTTCGACCGCAATCGTTCGggcgatggttcaaaaccgcacCAGGACAGTCAAGTCTCTGTTCCCGCCGGAACTCATTGAGTTGGTGCCAGATTTACCCGGGAGGATGGAAATATTGATTCCGTACACAAACTGGCCCAGCGGGCATTTGTATGGAGCATGCTATTGTTTATAAACCTGATTTTGAATAGAAGTCGAATATGTTGGTGCACCTGAAGCCGATTTATAATCTTTATAAACATTATTCTTTATAATCATTCTTCATTTATCTCTTATAAATTACAAATCAtactataatttataatttatagtatgatttataatttataagaGTTTATCCTTGAATATCCTCAGTTATCCTCAGTTTATTCTCAGACGATCTAGGTAAGACCACCATTTATACATgcataataaatttaaaacaatCTCAAAAATTGAGCAAGTAAACCAGCAGCCGaacattgttttcatttacgGACCGCCTCCTATTAATCACTCCAGACATTCCATTACAGCAAGATCGCCGTCGATGAATAAAAGAGCCGAAGTATAAATGAAGACGTGCAGAGAGCACCAAGAATGAAGAGACGTAGACTTGTGCCCGCGATGGGAAAAAATCCCGAGAATAAACGCGCAAAGCTTTAGGAAAGAAGACAAGTATGCActcaaacgcaaaaaaaaaaaaaaaaaacgtttagcATAGAGATGAccttttttcgagaaatgcAACATGGTGCTTGCCCTAAATTTTATAACAAAGAAGCAGTCGAAGACTTATCTACTTCAGTGAgggaaattctttttctttattttttcttacttcctCTTTTGAGGTCATGTAAATTAGAAGAACAATCAGGAAAATGCATATATTTCGTTAAATTATCCTTGACACtactttgaaaattgttttgaaagttgaaaattccctgatttcttgaaaatttctagcCACACGAAGACCTCAGTtaatttttcccagaaaaaatatattagaTCTCCTCTCACAAAAggcattttcaaaaacagtcATAACTTTGTGCTTACGACCAGTCAAGGGCTGAAATCATAATTCTGGGAAAATAAAGTGGTTTGAACAAAgtgtaaagtaaaataaaaaagaggaccAACAAGGGTCCTGTTCAAAGCAGTATTTTCGACCACTACAGGTAGAAAGCAGAGAAAacaatgttatttattttcaatacgAATAAATTAACCATAGAGCCTTATGACAACTAACAACTTGAagggagaaaaggaagaagtaagAAGAATGGTGAGCGCTTCATGACTTCTAGGAGCTAACATGATTTACTGCAATTTTCGATAAAGAACCGAGTCCGCATAGTGTTCATACAGATCGAAACTGTAACTGTGGTCGGGTCAaatcgacatgaagcacggacagttgcgtaagccgcTGCGCTCGAAGGGATACGGTAgaaacagcggttggaatcgagatgggaccataaCGAACTGCAGAGACGGGTGGCGGTAGGATCcctacacgatcccaaccgctacgctaccgcgccgcttcgagcgcagctgcttacgcagctgttcgtgtttcatgtcgttttgaaccaacTATGATTATTGTAGAGGCAAGGATTCATGGGTTCATGGGTTGAGGGGAAGGATTCATGCCAAGGTTTATAGATCTTCTAAATGATCTCCGAtacaatttcatatttttaggtTAGAAGTGGAAGAATTGGCGCTTAGGACCTAGATGATACATAGCTGATTTACATACGTCGCCATCTATTCGTGCACTTTATCATGCTTCGCTAAGGTGTTAAGGCCAAGGCAGTTAAGCGCTAAACATTCTTAGATAGAATGTCATCTgcttttcacgtcatttctgTTCAATTATAAAAGTTATTGTAGAAAAACCTTAGCAAACAGCTTGAACTGATGAACGAAACAACCAAGAGCATTGAGCATTACAGACTTTGATTTCGATTGAGAACCGAAACCGATTTTTCCCCGTTATTTCGCACTGTTGAGTTGTCACTTGTAGGTATTACGGGAACTGTCTACTGTAAACAATTTGCATCGTCTTGacaggcgaaaaaaaaaggtaaagagAGTCATTTAGGGCATCAAACGTGAGGATAACTTCTACTGACAGGCAGGCCTCATCCTTGGTGACACCTCTAAAAAGCCAGGATCGCATGCGAGAATGAACGTCCTATTCTCACGGCACGAAATACTCGCAAGACTGCAAACGTACCAGTAGAATGCCCCATTTGAACTTAAAGGATTTCCCCACAAAGACACATTAGAGACTATCATGCACACCAGTTTCCTAGTTTATGGTTTAGAGACGATCCATGActtgatatggatttccgatagtcaaagactatacgggatagcagattgcagaaacgggtgggatcccgctcattttttttcctaatcgccgtagaaaaaacggcccggaagatgcggcttcgagcgttccggggtgcTATACGGAATCACACTCTTCCCCACAgtatacgatcccgtataggcattacccacctgaaacccaccccagattcgtggggtgatgtatTTAAGCGACAACAGAAAGATTACGAATacttcagtgaaaaaaaataacaacaacaccTGAATTCAAAAATCTCGACCAACTCACCAACAAACCATCGTCGATCTCTATGGAAAATCTCGAAAGGGGTCACAAAAAGCTTTACGaagataacaacaaaaaattttgaaagcagGAAGCCCGTGAAAACCAGTTTTCATGGGCATAACAAccactaaataaaataatatttatgaAACACTccctttaaaagaaaacgtaAAACATCTCCGTATTCATTAAAACGTTCTATTGTACAGTGattagtttgaagaaaaaaaaacgatcatGCAAGATTAACTGCTAGATTTGCGGCAATACCTCCTGCCTTTCCTGATTTTCTTGTAGCGCTTGTGCTTCCTGAAAAGACAAACAGATCTTGGGTTAGGTCATCAAGtgtagtaagaaaaaagttcacaaTCTTAATAAAGGtagaaaaactagaattttttaaaaagaaatctagAACTTGAgagaattttgaagttaaaaacACCTACTTCTTGTTCAGTATTGCTAAATTCCTTGCTGATTTCCGATTTAACGTTTCActctaaattttctaaaaataacgATGCAGCAAACAGTTAGTTTTCGATGAGTTTTTCTACCTCGATTTCATTTTCGTATTCTTCGCTGTCGCAATCAAAGGCAATTCTGTAGTAATCGGGTTTCATGGGGAGCAACCCCTTTTCCTGAAAGTAgtgtgaaaaaatagaatgcgATCTGCTGCAGAACTCATTAATTAATCTCCTCTCCTCGGGGAAAACTAATCAGTTACGCAGAGAAATTGGCCACATATTATAATATAGTcgttaatttcatttcttgaacacaaaaacacgagcCAGAGAGATGCTGTGGCTCCctctccaattttttaaaatgttttcctgATAAACATCCACCATGTTTCCTATGGAATCGGAAACATGACCTAACGAATTCGGTGTTTGTtaagtttttgaaataaagagcattccaaaaaagaaagaattcttaatacaatgtaaatgtaaaagtAATCCCTCACCTTGTAAAGGAACTTTTGAGCTGTGGGTGAGAAAGGAGTGCTAGAGGAGGTAGGCCTGGCGAACGGCGAAGCAGCAGAGAAAATGTGTCGATAAGGAGGAGATATCTTAAAGAAACACAATTAACCATATCTAAAATGAGCTCTACGCATGCTCCGCTCTTTCCAATCAAGACAGCGCTGCGCATAGACCTCAAATCAAAGTAAATGATCCGCTCATGTCTCTTTTTGATcagctattattatttacggAAAATGTTTCATCCTATTTCGCTCACTTCGCCTTTCAACGCATTCGCCTTCAAAGCCTCAACTCGACGATGTGCAATTGGTTTCTGAGGGAGTCGCTCGAACTCGTTGACCCATTCGAAGTCTGTAAAAGGCGTAATAACACTACAAACAAGTTGACAATTAATTACTGATGTAAAACTTCGGAAATCGAAAGCACTGAGGATATATTCAGCAAAACATTGATTTGTCTGGAAAGAATACCAGGCTCCGCAAAGGTGAACTCGTCTTTTTGCTCGTTCGGAAACATTTCTTCAGCTGGGCGCTGCTGAAATTGTGAAgattatattttaattatcTTCTTTTCTACATCTTTTCCCCTGAATTATGACTTACTATTGGTTGAGCAGTGGGCTTAAGACTCTCCAGTTTTCGCTCCATAAACATGACGTCATTCCTCCTAAATGCATCCAGAACTTCATCAATTTCTCTGAAATAGACCGGATCATTTTCGGCAAGGTCTAATAGTATTCTAATATCTCAAACAGGCAGGACCAGACCAAGTGAAAAACTAGAGTGAATTTTCTAAGCATTTAAAAATAGactctctaaaaaaaagtgcaatgacTTACCTCTGCACAGAAACATTGTGCGCATATGTGTCCTCCCCAAAAACTCGAGAAGAAGAGGGCACGGCCTGTAGCCAACAATATGACAACGATGTTCAATCTTAGTGCTCGGAAAGATAAGAAGATATTCGCATACCGTAGAAGATCCTTCCAAAGGCGGTGTCTCGTCCACCTGGTCTTGGTCTATATAAATATCAACCTGGGAATGAGTGAATGGAGTTGGTGTTTTCCTAGAAGAAACATCACAGAAAAACCTACGGCGAACAGATGAAACTACTCTCCAAGTTAACAGTGCAGTTCTCAAAgagaaacagcagaaaaagagTCCTCAGACAGTCTCTGCATTATCTATCTCGTCCAAGAGCGAACGTTTGAACCGTGTTGCTAGCGGCGGTGCATGGATCTGAGGTTGTAATACTGTTTTAAAGGCAGTCGTGAAGATAGGTAACCTTCAGTGGTAAGAACCAAACATTTGAATTACAAAAGAAAGACTCCACTGGCCTTTCATTCCTATTTTTGATTAGTTCAAATGTTTCAGGGTATATCGTAGGAGGACAGTCATCTTCACGATTGCCTTCAGAACAGTACCGCAACGTCCTATCCGTGCGCAATTGCTAACGTTTAAATTGTTTAAATTCACATCTCATCTTCCCAGAGCTACGACAGTAATGTAGGAAACCAacattgctaaaaaaaaatgcacggaACCTCTCCTACTATCTCAATTGACAATGAACAACTACAGTGCACTCCTTCAATCCTACAACTTTATCTCCAGTGAATCAAGCGTAGCAACGTACCTGCCTGGCGAGTCTTCATCTTCTAAGCAGAATCTGTTCTCAGTTGAATCCTGTGGCTTGTGAGATCTTGGGGTGTGATCGTCATTAATTGGGTTAATTTCGACAACCTCGAAATTTCTATAGTTATCATTCGAACACGTTAATGTGCCAATCTtgaaatatacaaaaattGCTGTTCATTCCTTGACAGTCACCACGCATCGCCAAGTATTTACTtgattcgaatattcgaaactataaaaaaaagtgttcgaaTAGATGCAGAGTGCGCGATCGATATTGACTATATTCGAATATCGCGAACGTTTTCTTTTACTCAAAACAATTATTGCGTCCGACCTGCACCATGTATCGCCACGAAGCGTGCTTGCATTTGTACTATAAGCGAgtgtcattttcaatttttttaaattaagcgCAAAagattcattcttcttttgttcacTTGGTACGTGGTGACATTTGACAAATGCCAACGAAAGAACCACAACCGAACTACACACCGCATATAGAAAAACCACAATGGGATAGGAAATTGTTCTCACCTCGCTTAATTGCGACTCGTCAGCGATTACTGAAATTGAAGCCGACAAGGGCGATTTgctaaattaatattaattgaGTTAATTCGATAGTTTTTATAAAATTCATGTCCAGAGACTAGAAATCTGGACAAAAATACAGAAAGtaagaatgaaatagaattGAAGACATGGTGATTATGTatggtcgagtcaaaacgaggTGAAGCtaggtgcaattgcgtaagcagaAGCGCTCGCAGTGTGACCCTCGGTAACTGAGACTAGATTGCGGAGATGAGCATATAACTCAGATCAGATTGCGGATGTATCCAACCACGTTACTTCACTTCCTTTTGATTCAACAATTCGCCTTGACTGCATACTAATCATATCGGTCAGAATTGAAATCAGGTCCCGGTACCTGTGTTGCATCGGACGACCGCAGCGCTTTACTAACAGCTCTGTAAATATGACCGGATTTTGTCTGTCTGTCGCACGTCTCTAGGCTCGAGAACGAGCCACGGCCGCGTTGGTGGCGTCCGGCGTGCGCGGTGGTTTTCCGATGGGCAATGAGTaacgtatagtagggtcgaaacgacatgaagcacgtgtgcaattgcgtacgcggcttctcgaggcgcttcggttgagcgtagcggacaggagcgtactggaacccttgctggcaccacccatcgcagctgtttgcgacggtcccacttcGGTCCCTCCAAGCTGCTGCCTCCAtcgtgccgtttcgagcgcgtacgcaaatgcaccgcaactacactcttgattcatgtcgttttgacccgactataacaaTAAGATCACAACTATGCCaattaatttgattaaaaaaaaatcaacccCAACTTGGAATAAGGACTGCTGATGCTTCTAGCAGCGCTTAAGAAGCACTGCTCTAGATAAAATCATTAACAACTGAATCTcatttttgatgaaaagaaTCAGGCTAACTTCGACATCGAAACAGAACAGAAACCCTACCAACACATAAAAGAACTCACTCTGCAGCTCGTGAATCCTCCAGTTTATCACCATCGAAATAAAGTGATGTATCATTCCTTGCGCTCAAAGCATTGATCCCTGATGTCTGAGTCACGAAAGTCTCATGCGCCTGAAGAGGAGAAGTTTGCCATGAGGTTACTTCACTTCACTATGTTTCTCACTATCTCTGTGTAGTGGTTCAAAAGGTTAACCATGCCTGAAATCAAAGCGCCTATTTAAGAAATTCAGCCTACGTTGGGGTTGCAATTAGATTTGGACATATTACGAAAGATGGTCAAGTCCATCTTTTTCCACGCTTTACCCCCTACATAAAGTCAGAAACGTCCTTGATCATTTGCTTCTAGGTCCCATATAATTGGATctaaacgacctgaagctcgctgcagttgcgtaggttggtgcgctcgaagcggcgcagagAGCGTTGCGGTTGGTGTCGAGGTCAGTGTCCCTCGCTGGCACCTCTAATAGCTGCAAGTCCGAGCCTCAGGATTCAGGAGCGAAACtaacgatggtcccacctcaacgAAGCCACTAATTCAACCGCTCTACTACGAGCGCAGCCTCTTACGCacctgcaccgagcttcaggttgtattgatccgactataacaGAAGTAATTCATTGAAAGAGCGATTTCCTATGGATAATCAATGCCGTTCCAACCTGTACAGTGGTCGTAAGGACGAAAAAACAGGATTCGGAGGACGGACGCGAAAGGAGCTCTACGGTTTCTCGCTGGGACCCAGTCGAGGCGACGATGCGAATGTAACTGAGGGAGCAGATTTTAGCAACTGCGTGAGTCGTTTCGCTTACAAAAACGGTAGCAAGATCTACGCAGGGCTTATATCTTGGTTCGCATGGAACAGTTCATGTACCAAAAAATAAGTTCTTTTAGTGCTCATAAATTGAGAAGGGCTTGCATTACCTCGAAGGCAGACGCATCCACTGTGTCGTCTGGCAGCGTAATTGTAGCGTCTTCTCTTAGTATATATTCACGTCTTCCTGTTATCTGTAAGAACTGCTCTTAATTTCCTTCATAAGATCTGTTTAGGTATAATGGTTAGGATATCATATGGCGACGATTTCTACGTTGTACAAGAACCTCAAGGAGCATAACTGGAATGGGCACAACGAAAATTGAAAGTACCAGTGGTATCTCAGCGCTGGCACTAATCAAGACAAATGGTTTCGAACAAATTGGGTAAGGTAATTAATATCGTTTTTTAAACTTGCTTGGCTGGAAAACAAGGAATTATAGACCCTTGGTTAAACCGAATATATATtcgggtaaaaacgacatgaagcacggtacagttgcgtaagaggcTGGGCTCCAAGCTACACGATGGAGAAatcggttggaatcgaggtgggaccatcgcgaactgcagcgacgagAGGTGCTAGCGTGGGTCCCTGCTCGATCATGACTTCGGATGCGAtgacttacgcaactgcacgtgattcatgccgttttgaccccactataagTCGTTTGAATAAACTTTGAGTGATATTCTCTTTCCTCTCCGAGAGCTCATTGACTTATGTTGTTcggaaattcaaaagaaaaacgtcagAGTTGACCGGGAAACTCGGGGATTCGTGGGGTCATTTACGGTGAAGAGTTAATCTTTAAATTCCGAGAACTTGGATTTTTGGTAAACAAGAGCTTTTGACGCTCATTTTGTTGAACAAGAAAATCGTGGAATTGTTGGGGAAAATCGGGTACAGTTTGCTTTTGAAAGTGAGGGAACTGGGATTTACTGTTGGAAGTTGAGCAAAAGCGTCGGGATGAATTAATCATGATAAATCTCCCATCTCTTCACTTGTAACGCTAACGGTTGGATTATAGTTAAAAATACCATAAATCTTCTAAGAACTTTATTTCAGGGAAAATCTTAATCTACAACGAAGACTTTGTGGGTAAAGTGTCGTGGGGGAGGGCACGCGGGGCCCTAAtgcctaagcattagttttagaggatctatgacatgtaaacttaaattattaagagaaaaaagtaagttagagcttcgggaaataagggcgccactgagcaGCAGCAAATTCCCTATTCGGTTCGTATTATATGTATTGTTTCATATTATGTATTTTATAAATTGTGTACATTCCTACTATATGTGTTATATCATACTTtactattcttcttcttcttctattgTAGTATGATAACATATAAACGCATTATAACATTTTCTCAGAATAATCTACAGGATAGGAAATTAACAGATGAAAATTAGCTTTCCAGAACATTCTACTGATTAAGCGGTTATAAACTCACCAAACGTTTCAGTTCTCTGAGAAAACGAAGCACAGTCGTCATGATGTACTGCCAGAAGGATCCGTACAGAGAGCATAGGTAGTTGCCCATGTCACTTCTATCTATTGCATGCAATTAGATCAAAATTGATTCGTGAGGCGAAGTGCACCGCAGTCGATGAGATCGGATAGTTCTTCCAGATGTTTGTTACAGTTGCTGAACCAAATGACCACTATGACGGCGGTTACAGAGATGTCGAAGACAGCTAATCTCATGAAACCCTACGCATGGAAGGTTTTTCATGGATCTCCAGTGGTGAGTTTCGATTCGACCTACAGTGCAATCCATTTCGAGCGCCAAAAACGTTTTCACAATGTTGGACCAACGGTGTTTACCGCTCTTTCGTCCTTTATTCTCGTTTGAAATCCATCCGCTTGCAAATGTGCTGCTCCTATCGTGAAGGTTTTAGTGACTGCTAAATCATGA
This is a stretch of genomic DNA from Necator americanus strain Aroian chromosome II, whole genome shotgun sequence. It encodes these proteins:
- a CDS encoding hypothetical protein (NECATOR_CHRII.G8372.T1), with product MDNQCRSNLYSGRKDEKTGFGGRTRKELYGFSLGPSRGDDANVTEGADFSNCDIIWRRFLRCTRTSRSITGMGTTKIESTSGISALALIKTNGFEQIGSLRKRSTVVMMYCQKDPYREHRCLLQLLNQMTTMTAVTEMSKTANLMKPYAWKVFHGSPVIDTNLGYSSRKSVKTTFQHAEIQRQSNMGNTKLKRDRSFHGVPFIVRPIENIAYSRNAFHPGTVVHAVRHCSIGMY
- a CDS encoding hypothetical protein (NECATOR_CHRII.G8371.T1) yields the protein MVNLLNHYTEIAHETFVTQTSGINALSARNDTSLYFDGDKLEDSRAADKSPLSASISVIADESQLSEIGTLTCSNDNYRNFEVVEINPINDDHTPRSHKPQDSTENRFCLEDEDSPGRKTPTPFTHSQVDIYIDQDQVDETPPLEGSSTAVPSSSRVFGEDTYAHNVSVQREIDEVLDAFRRNDVMFMERKLESLKPTAQPIQRPAEEMFPNEQKDEFTFAEPDFEWVNEFERLPQKPIAHRRVEALKANALKGEISPPYRHIFSAASPFARPTSSSTPFSPTAQKFLYKEKGLLPMKPDYYRIAFDCDSEEYENEIESETLNRKSARNLAILNKKKHKRYKKIRKGRRYCRKSSS
- a CDS encoding hypothetical protein (NECATOR_CHRII.G8371.T2), whose protein sequence is MGNYLCSLYGSFWQYIMTTVLRFLRELKRLITGRREYILREDATITLPDDTVDASAFEAHETFVTQTSGINALSARNDTSLYFDGDKLEDSRAADKSPLSASISVIADESQLSEVVEINPINDDHTPRSHKPQDSTENRFCLEDEDSPGRKTPTPFTHSQVDIYIDQDQVDETPPLEGSSTAVPSSSRVFGEDTYAHNVSVQREIDEVLDAFRRNDVMFMERKLESLKPTAQPIQRPAEEMFPNEQKDEFTFAEPDFEWVNEFERLPQKPIAHRRVEALKANALKGEISPPYRHIFSAASPFARPTSSSTPFSPTAQKFLYKEKGLLPMKPDYYRIAFDCDSEEYENEIESETLNRKSARNLAILNKKKHKRYKKIRKGRRYCRKSSS